Below is a genomic region from Salmo salar chromosome ssa11, Ssal_v3.1, whole genome shotgun sequence.
TGCAAGGAGACAGTGGCTGAGCACAGGTCAATCACTCCACAAAGAGTATGATTAGACAGTTGATTATCAAGTGCCACATTCAActgacttgtcacgtcctgacctgagagagcctttttatgtctctatttaggtttggtcagggtgtgatttgggtgggcattctatgttctattttctatgttttgtatttctttgttttggccgggtatggttctcaatcagggacagctgtctatcgttgtctctgattgggaaccatacttaggcagccctttttcccacctgtcctTGTGGGTAGTTAACTTTGTTTGTGGCACTTTGCCCTGTAAGCTTCACGgtcgttttgtattgtttattggttttgctgGCGACATTCAATAAaaaggaaaatgtacactcaccatgctgcaccttggtctacttcatccGACAGTCGTGACAAGACTACTACAGTTGGCAATCAGAATACATGCTTGTTGTAGTCCAAGAGTCGACTAAGTGAATACATGCAGCCCAGTGGGTAAGAGTCATGGCAACATGTCTATTCATACCTCCTCTATGTCTGCACTATTAAAAGCAGATCGCTGCCACATGTAGCAAAAGAGATAGCAAGCCTCCCTGGTTCAGCGCCTGTTAGAGTCCGTTTTTAAGTGCTACATGTCAGCCTGATAATTACTCTGTGTGTCATCCGCTGAAGCGATTAGTGATAGTGGATGGATCACAGTAGTTTATCCATTTCGCTCAGACCACTAACGATAGATTTGCAGGTatccacgcacaaacacacacaacatgcacatgcacacacacacacacacagacagacagacagacagacagacagacagacacacacaaacaaacacacatatattAATTTGCAACCACGCATGCATGCCTaggaatgcatgcacacacatttctgaagacacacacacacactgtccatcATGTCCTATGAGCAGGGCCAGCAAAAACAGCACATTACAGACCGTAAATTGCTCACAATAAAATATGATATAGCATGTTTGGTTGTCTCACAGAGTTAGGTCTTTGTCCCGAATTAGTTCCCTTGTCTGTTTCTGGTGTTGTACTTATGGGTTTGTGGTCTTGAGATGATTTCAACAGCTGAACTTCAGTCTGGTCTTTCTCCCTTatttataaatcaaatcaaatttatttataaagcccttcttacatcagctgatatctcaaagtgctgtacagaaacccagcctaaaaccccaaacagcaagtaatgcaggtgtaaaagcacggtggctagtaaaaactccctagaaaggccagaacctaggaagaaacctacagaggaaccaggctatgaggggtggccagtcctcttctggctgtgccgggtggagtttataacagaacatagccaaggtgttcaaatgttcatagatgaccagcagggtcaaataataataatcacagtggttgtcaagggtgctacaggtcagcacctcaggagtaaatgtcagttggcattcaatagccgatcattcagagtatctctactgctcctgctgtctctagagagttgaaaacagcaggtctggaacaggtagcacgtccggtgaacaggtcagggttccatagccgcaggcagaaaagttgaatctggagcagcagcacggccaggtggacaagggacagcaaggagtcatcaggccaagtagtcctgaggcgtggtcctagggctcaggtcctccgagagagaaagaaagaatgaaagagagagagagagaaagaaagagagaaagagagaattagagagagcatacttaaattcacacaggacaccggataagacaggagaaatactccagatataacagactgtccCTGGCCCACCgaaacacataaactactgcagcataaatactggaggctgagacaggaggggtcgggagacactgtggccccatccgacgaatcgcccggacagggccaaacaggcaggatataaccccacccactttcaATGTGTTGTCAGTAGTATCCCCCTGTGGATAGACTGGTCAGTTAAAGCCATGATGGGCCAGGTCAATGGATACTCGTAGCTCAGGATCTAGAATAGCACCTGGCATAGATAGCCTACCGAAGTGTGAAAAGAGTGTGGATCTCTATTAATGGTCCTCACTGTAGTAATATGTATCTAACTGTGCAGTCATATGAAAAGTACTTGGATTAAAATGATGATGTAATCTTTTGATTCACAGACTTGTTGGAGACCTCATCAATGTTACTGTCTCTAGTGGAATGAAATGCCTTTTCtcaatttattttacctttatttaactaggcaagtcagttaaaaagaaATTCTTATtatcaatgacagcctaggaacagtgggtaaactgcgttgttcaggggcagaaccacagatttgtaccttgtcagcttggggattcgatcttgcatcatttcggttactagtccaacgctctaacaactaggctaccctgccgcctcaaTGTCCATGTAACTAGATCACTGTGATGCCCTGACCACTTCATGTGGATAGAGgagtgggtgtgagcgtgtgtgtgtgcttttgtgtgtgtacgtgcatgtctGTGCTGtacgtgcatgtctgtgtgtacaCCTGGGTGAGAGACCCTTTGATCCCCTTATTGGGTAGATTAATATTTGAATTCATAGATGGACacatcccaccatccctcctacTGTGTctcctctatatccacccattcatccccctctctcttctctccctccccattctGAGAATAATATGTTCTGCATCTTTTCTAGATTAACAGTCATCAAAAACGTCATGTTTAATTACATACATGTACAGTATCTATGTTATGTTGATTTCATTCCATGTCTACTTTGTCAACAGTATGTTGATGTCAGGCTGATCTTTATTGTGGAGAGTGCACTCATGTACAACTAGGGGGATTCTCAGGTGAAGGACAGCTTGGCTGTAGCCCTAAACGatgtgctgctactactacttctcaGCTCATTATCCATGCATGTAGGCCACTGGAATATGCAGCTCTGGGGAGGCTGTACAGCTGGTGACCACAGGCATGACAGAGACAGAAAAGTAAAGTTTGACCGAAATCTTACCTGTGAGATTTCATAAAATACCTAAATTCTCAAAGTGATTTTCTAACGGAGCATTTTTCACCTGGTATTTTAACACTTAATTGAATAGTTTCAAAGCTCTCTATTTTGTCGACATTCAAGGTGATAAAAcgacacatacagtatgtgtgctaATCAATTACTCTGATGACACCAATATATCCTCCCCTCCTGTAATATAGGCAAAGAGAATGATGTGCTGTAGTATGAGGATGTTCCCACCATCCTTATTTAGGTTGACTTACTTAACCAATCTCCCTGTAATCTGTTGGAAACCCACCAGTAACACAGCACCTTCAGGTGGCCCAGATATGTGGTGATAGGAGGACTATTTGATGCATTTGAAACAAAGGTAATTAGGCCCTGAGTTTGCGAGGTGTTATTAAAATGCTAAACAGTTTAAGGGCTGGATAACATGACAATATAAACCTCATCTGGATGTGGgagggaaggacagagggagaaaaTAGAACACATCTGATTTGTATTCGCTGCGGGTGAATGTTATTTCATACATTACAGAATGCAATATGCCTATGGATCACTATTGTCCAAATGAACTCTATGCTGATGTATTCACTCTCCCCTACCTGTAGTGGTTTGCTTGTTCCCAAGGCAGTAATATTTATTATTTTTGGTGAATTCAAACAAATAGGCCTAATCTAAACATGCTGCGTCACATGTCAACAGTAGTGAGAATTTGCtgcataaaaaatgttttattaattgaTCATAGTATAGCTTTTGCTACATTGAAATGTTCATTAGGCCTATTGACTCTTCAGAGATGCAGAGGCAGCTCGGTCTCCACTGTCAACATGAAGTCATAAAGTGCTGCATGCTCCAGCAGCTTTGCATCCTCATTGGCATTATCAGTATCAGGGATAGCGGAGGCAGCCATATCCTTCAGCTCATTGTCATCTTCATACTCAGCGATGAGGTCTTTCAGGCTGATCTCACTGATGGATTTCTCCATAgaggtgtctgttagggtggaGATCAAATCTTTAGCAGAGTCATCCTTCACATCCTCATCAGTAGTGATCATGTCCTTAGTGCTGTCAGGTGTCAGGGCCATGTCAAGAGTGGAGGTCTGGGTAATGGAGTCTGACGTGTGAACATCTATCATGGTCTCCGATGAGACCGTGGAGATCTGGCTCTGAGAGGTGGCAGTGGTCTGTGAGTCTGTGTTCATATCTGTTGTCTGTGTTTCCATCTGTGCGTGTGTCGAAGTGTTGGTAGAGGATGGctttctctctgtcctagttGCCATAGACGAGGTGGTCAGAGGGACTCCAGGTAGCTGCCACTCCAACAGGTGGATGGGCAGGTTCCTTGCCAGGGAAAACTGAGAGAGGGAGCTCTACACGGAGGAAAAGGGTGGTTAGGTTGAGGTCATAGGGGAAAGTGTCTAGATGTTTGAATCTTTGTCTGTCCGTATAGTAATTTAGGTTTCAGTAACTTACGTGGGCACGTGGTAGAGTCGGAGAGTCAGGTCTTATGTAAATTTCCTCCACAGGGGTCTTCACTTGCCGGGGTGTCCTTCGATTTTCCTGCATAACACAATTGTAACACCCAATGATGACACAGCATTATGGGAAAGATATTTTGCTCACAATAAAATATGATATAGCATGTTTGGTTGTCTCACAGAGTTAGGTCTTTGTCCCGAATTAGTTCCCTTGTCTGTTTCTGGTGTTGTACTTATGGGTTTGTGGTCTTGAGATGATTTCAACAGCTGAACTTCAGTCTGgtctttctccctccccaccTTTCCCTTACTCTTGTCCTTTACCCTTTTGGTTGTAACATCACCTCCAGACAAGTCCGAGCCTGTGTAGATTAGACATTTTGATTTTGAAGACACTTTCTTCCAAGTGGAGCCAATCTCAATCTATATCTAATCAACAGACACCCCATAACACTCACCAGTATCAGATGCATTATCTTTGTCCTGGTCCTTTCTACTCTGTCTGTTCTGAGAGGGACGAGTCTTCCTCAGCTTGACTTTCCCACCACAGCAGAAGAGAGTGAACAGCTGCAGGGCCGCCACAGCTGGATGGgtgctcttcttctctttctgctGGGTCTCCTTTGCTTTCTCCTTGGGGGAGACCTCAGTGTCGCAATCAGTACATCAGTTAGAAATCTACTGATATTTCAAACTACAATATCAATGTTGAATATATGTAGCCAATGAGCTCTAGCTTGATTGGCAGCAAATATTATTTCCTAAGTGTGTTTCCATGTCATAATGTTACCCCATAATAACTAGGGTTAGTGCTGTCCgtgatccttgggacgtccctaccctaaaccctaacattaacccctaccttaaccttaacccttaccttaaacatTTCAATTTCAACGTCAAAGGTCAGAGTTGGGACGTTCCATGGATTCCGTATAGACTTTTCCTAATAACTATTAGGGCCTACCCCATCCGAAGGGGCATTGTGACATTATCACATTTGTCAAGCCTTGTCAAAGGATTAAAATCAACACAATATGCTGTGTTTTCCTTATTGTGGTCATTATCAGCTGTCAAATGCATTGGTAAATCCTCATTAATAAGCACATTTTGATGTCTTACCGAGTTAGGTCTTTGTTTAATGTATTTTTCTTTTTCCGGTGTGGTTCTGCATTTGTGGTCCTGAGATTCAATGCAATGTTTCTCTCCCCCAACCTTTCCTTTACTCTTGTCCTTGATCCTTTTCACGTCACCTGCAGAGTAGTCCAAGCCTGTAAGTGAAACATTTCTAAGACATGTGACCTGTTTTTTTCCATGTGAAGCCTAAATAATTGTACTATGTAGCAGCACTAATCAATATACAACTCCTAACACTCACCAGTATCAGAGTCATTATTGTTGTTCGTCTCGTTTATCGTCGTTCCCTTTCTCCCCTCACCACTCTGGGAGGGATCAAAGGGTGTTTTCTTCACCTTGACGCAGCTCAGCAGTGTAAACAGCTGAAGAAAGGTCAGGGCTTGAGGGATCCTCTTCTCCTTGGGTTTATCTTTATGTTCCTGTGTCTCCTTTGGATTCTCCCTAGGGGATACCTCAGGGACAGGGTCACTTAGTCTCTGACCCATGTCACGACAAGGTTGTTGTAACAAGGTATTGTTGTAATCAATCAAATCAGTTATCGGTTGAGAGATCATTCAAATGTAGCTAATGCGCTCTACCTGAGCTTGTCTGACAGTTTTAATGTGGTCTTAGATTATGACATAAGTGTGTTTCCTTGGCAACATGTTACCTCATAATGTTCCCTTATAATAACTAGTGCTCCGTCCCTGGAAAAGGGGCATTGTGACATCATCGAGTTAGTTACCTATCCACATATCCACTCAGAACACTGAAACGGCCTATTTCTATAGACCAAGTCTGCCTGaaggtctgtatgtctgtctgtctgtacagatgtaggatcttaagttgatcactcttttgtttctGAGATTTGTACTGCAGAAcaagaaatgcaaacttgtattgTATTACAAAAGGCTTTGTAAGTTTGTATTTTccattttaaaatgtcagacttgatttgcctaaATAAACAATGTATCAAACCCTACAAAAAATCTCCATTAATTattatccacataataattcacatttcctgttgctgcagaattattttcctgctatagcaaactgggtcaaattaagatcctacaactgtatgtctgtctctgttaggagtgtgtatcggaggcgaagtcaggtgcaggagagcagagtgtagtgaacaggcgcacttttattccggtcaaaatgacagcacaaaaataacataaaatgtgcccaaaacacggaacatagacaaaaagtaatgcgcgtaacaatatccacaatatcaaaatacacataacacaaacaatcctacacaaagacatgatgggaacagaggaataaatacatatgaattgattggggaatgaaaaccaggtgtgcagagaacaagacaaaacaaatggatacatgaaaaatggagcggcgatgtcACGGTTTttgtcggtaatggaggaccaaaatgcagcaggtatgtgtaagctcatcttgacgtttattaacttcccaaaatgaacaccaaaataacaaaacaagtgaacgaacgatatacagacagtctggcaaggcacaaggctaaacacagaactaatataggacttccaatcaaaggcaacaccacacagctgccttcaattggaagtccaccccaattaactctacatagaaacacacttactagactacacatagaaatacataaacatagaccataaaccaaaaacccggaaatactacatcaaacacccttttaccaaaacaccaccccggaccacataaaacaaataccctcaaatacgtcctgaccaaactccaataacaattaacccttatactggccaggacgtgacaggcgatggctagaaagccggggacgtcgaccgccgaacaccgcccgaacaaggagaggagccgacttcggcggaagtcgtgacagtctctctctttccttctctctacctctctctctctctgcctgtactCATATTCAACCTCTGCCTTCACCCTATTGCAGCAGTTTATTTTCTCATCATTTGCCTGCATCATGTTGCAAGGAGACAGTGGCTGAGCACAGGTCAATCACTCCACAAAGAGTATGATTAGACAGTTGATTATCAAGTGCCACATTCAActgacttgtcacgtcctgaccagagagagcctttttatgtctctatttaggtttggtcagggtgtgatttgggtgggcattctatgttctattttctatgttttgtatttctttgttttggccgggtatggttctcaatcagggacagctgtctatcgttgtctctgattgggaaccatacttaggcagccctttttcccacctgtcctTGTGGGTAGCTTTGTTTGTGGCACTTTGCCCTGTAAGCTTCACGGTCGTTTTgtgttgtttattggttttgctgGCGACATTCAATAAaaaggaaaatgtacactcaccatgctgcaccttggtctacttcatccGACAGTCGTGACAAGACTACTACAGTTGGCAATCAGAATACATGCTTGTTGTAGTCCAAGAGTCGACTCAGTGAATACATGCAGCCCAGTGGGTAAGAGTCATGGCAACATGTCTATTCATACCTCCTCTATGTCTGCACTATTAAAAGCAGATCGCTGCCACATGTAGCAAAAGAGATAGCAAGCCTCCCTGGTTCAGCGCCTGTTAGAGTCCGTTTTTAAGTGCTACATGTCAGCCTGATAATTACTCTGTGTGTCATCCGCTGAAGCGATTAGTGATAGTGGATGGATCACAGTAGTTTATCCATTTCGCTCAGACCACTAACGATAGATTTGCAGGtatgcacgcacaaacacacacaacatgcacatgcacacacacacacgacagacagacagacagacagacagacagacagacagacagacagacagacagacagacagacagacagacagacagacagacagacagacagacagacagacagacagacagacacacacaaacaaacaaacaaacacacatatattAATTTGCAACCACGCATGCATGCCTaggaatgcatgcacacacatttctgaagacacacacacacacactgtccatcATGTCCTATGAGCAGGGCCAGCAAAAACAGCACATTACAGACCGTAAATTGCTCACAATAAAATATGATATAGCATGTTTGGTTGTCTCACAGAGTTAGGTCTTTGTCCCGAATTAGTTCCCTTGTCTGTTTCTGGTGTTGTACTTATGGGTTTGTGGTCTTGAGATGATTTCAACAGCTGAACTTCAGTCTGGTCTTTCTCCCTTatttataaatcaaatcaaatttatttataaagcccttcttacatcagctgatatctcaaagtgctgtacagaaacccagcctaaaaccccaaacagcaagtaatgcaggtgtacggtggctaggaaaaactccctagaaaggccagaacctaggaagaaacctacagaggaaccaggctatgaggggtggccagtcctcttctggctgtgccgggtggaggttataacagaacatagccaaggtgttcaaatgttcatagatgaccagcagggtcaaataataataatcacagtggttgtcaagggtgctacaggtcagcacctcaggagtaaatgtcagttggcattcaatagccgatcattcagagtatctctactgctcctgctgtctctagagagttgaaaacagcaggtctggaacaggtagcacgtccggtgaacaggtcagggttccatagccgcaggcagaaaagttgaatctggagcagcagcacggccaggtggacaagggacagcaaggagtcatcaggccaagtagtcctgaggcgtggtcctagggctcaggtcctccgagagagaaagaaagaatgaaagagagagagagagaaagaaagagagaaagagagaattagagagagcatacttaaattcacacaggacaccggataagacaggagaaatactccagatataacagactgtccCTGGCCCACCgaaacacataaactactgcagcataaatactggaggctgagacaggaggggtcgggagacactgtggccccatccgacgaatcgcccggacagggccaaacaggcaggatataaccccacccactttcaATGTGTTGTCAGTAGTATCCCCCTGTGGATAGACTGGTCAGTTAAAGCCATGATGGGCCAGGTCAATGGATACTCGTAGCTCAGGATCTAGAATAGCACCTGGCATAGATAGCCTACCGAAGTGTGAAAAGAGTGTGGATCTCTATTAATGGTCCTCACTGTAGTAATATGTATCTAACTGTGCAGTCATATGAAAAGTACTTGGATTAAAATGATGATGTAATCTTTTGATTCACAGACTTGTTGGAGACCTCATCAATGTTACTGTCTCTAGTGGAATGAAATGCCTTTTCtcaatttattttacctttatttaactaggcaagtcagttaaaaagaaATTCTTATtatcaatgacagcctaggaacagtgggtaaactgcgttgttcaggggcagaaccacagatttgtaccttgtcagcttggggattcgatcttgcatcatttcggttactagtccaacgctctaacaactaggctaccctgccgcctcaaTGTCCATGTAACTAGATCACTGTGATGCCCTGACCACTTCATGTGGATAGAGgagtgggtgtgagcgtgtgtgtgtgcttttgtgtgtgtacgtgcatgtct
It encodes:
- the LOC106562303 gene encoding uncharacterized protein isoform X3 produces the protein MISQPITDLIDYNNTLLQQPCRDMGQRLSDPVPEVSPRENPKETQEHKDKPKEKRIPQALTFLQLFTLLSCVKVKKTPFDPSQSGEGRKGTTINETNNNNDSDTGDVKRIKDKSKGKVGGEKHCIESQDHKCRTTPEKEKYIKQRPNSVSPKEKAKETQQKEKKSTHPAVAALQLFTLFCCGGKVKLRKTRPSQNRQSRKDQDKDNASDTGSDLSGGDVTTKRVKDKSKGKVGREKDQTEVQLLKSSQDHKPISTTPETDKGTNSGQRPNSENRRTPRQVKTPVEEIYIRPDSPTLPRAHSSLSQFSLARNLPIHLLEWQLPGVPLTTSSMATRTERKPSSTNTSTHAQMETQTTDMNTDSQTTATSQSQISTVSSETMIDVHTSDSITQTSTLDMALTPDSTKDMITTDEDVKDDSAKDLISTLTDTSMEKSISEISLKDLIAEYEDDNELKDMAASAIPDTDNANEDAKLLEHAALYDFMLTVETELPLHL
- the LOC106562303 gene encoding uncharacterized protein isoform X2, giving the protein MISQPITDLIDYNNTLLQQPCRDMGQRLSDPVPEVSPRENPKETQEHKDKPKEKRIPQALTFLQLFTLLSCVKVKKTPFDPSQSGEGRKGTTINETNNNNDSDTGLDYSAGDVKRIKDKSKGKVGGEKHCIESQDHKCRTTPEKEKYIKQRPNSEKAKETQQKEKKSTHPAVAALQLFTLFCCGGKVKLRKTRPSQNRQSRKDQDKDNASDTGSDLSGGDVTTKRVKDKSKGKVGREKDQTEVQLLKSSQDHKPISTTPETDKGTNSGQRPNSENRRTPRQVKTPVEEIYIRPDSPTLPRAHSSLSQFSLARNLPIHLLEWQLPGVPLTTSSMATRTERKPSSTNTSTHAQMETQTTDMNTDSQTTATSQSQISTVSSETMIDVHTSDSITQTSTLDMALTPDSTKDMITTDEDVKDDSAKDLISTLTDTSMEKSISEISLKDLIAEYEDDNELKDMAASAIPDTDNANEDAKLLEHAALYDFMLTVETELPLHL
- the LOC106562303 gene encoding uncharacterized protein isoform X1, whose product is MISQPITDLIDYNNTLLQQPCRDMGQRLSDPVPEVSPRENPKETQEHKDKPKEKRIPQALTFLQLFTLLSCVKVKKTPFDPSQSGEGRKGTTINETNNNNDSDTGLDYSAGDVKRIKDKSKGKVGGEKHCIESQDHKCRTTPEKEKYIKQRPNSVSPKEKAKETQQKEKKSTHPAVAALQLFTLFCCGGKVKLRKTRPSQNRQSRKDQDKDNASDTGSDLSGGDVTTKRVKDKSKGKVGREKDQTEVQLLKSSQDHKPISTTPETDKGTNSGQRPNSENRRTPRQVKTPVEEIYIRPDSPTLPRAHSSLSQFSLARNLPIHLLEWQLPGVPLTTSSMATRTERKPSSTNTSTHAQMETQTTDMNTDSQTTATSQSQISTVSSETMIDVHTSDSITQTSTLDMALTPDSTKDMITTDEDVKDDSAKDLISTLTDTSMEKSISEISLKDLIAEYEDDNELKDMAASAIPDTDNANEDAKLLEHAALYDFMLTVETELPLHL
- the LOC106562303 gene encoding serine-rich adhesin for platelets isoform X4; the protein is MFKEKAKETQQKEKKSTHPAVAALQLFTLFCCGGKVKLRKTRPSQNRQSRKDQDKDNASDTGSDLSGGDVTTKRVKDKSKGKVGREKDQTEVQLLKSSQDHKPISTTPETDKGTNSGQRPNSENRRTPRQVKTPVEEIYIRPDSPTLPRAHSSLSQFSLARNLPIHLLEWQLPGVPLTTSSMATRTERKPSSTNTSTHAQMETQTTDMNTDSQTTATSQSQISTVSSETMIDVHTSDSITQTSTLDMALTPDSTKDMITTDEDVKDDSAKDLISTLTDTSMEKSISEISLKDLIAEYEDDNELKDMAASAIPDTDNANEDAKLLEHAALYDFMLTVETELPLHL